Genomic window (Kangiella profundi):
TTCATCATGCAATTTATGGATGACCAGATTGAGCGATTGATCACTAACTATATCAGTCAATTCACACAATGGATTGATGGGCTGGTCAGCAGTATCGAATTCGAAAATGGCTGGCTTTACTACACCCTGATAACCATCATTGGAGTTGTCTCGGCAATTATTGCCTTGTGGCTATTGTCGATTGCCATGGCGTTGCTCAAGTTTCATGGTTTCGTATTGGTAAAAAATAAAGACAAGCTACAGGCAACCATGGGATTACTGACACGCCTGCAGGCGACCATTCCCATGACCAGAATACAAACCTTGACCATTCATGAGTCGTTATTGCACCGTTGGTTTAAGCGAATCGGTATCACCATCGAAACTGCCGGTGGCGTCAATAATGAACAGCAGGGTGTCAGTATGAAACAGGTGGTGCCGGTTGCTCCGAATGGCATGCGTCATGAATTGCTAAAAGAAATTCAGGGCGATGTTGATTGGGAGGCCATTGAATGGCAACCGATTAATCAGAAAGGCTGGCGTCGCGTGCTTAAAGTAATGGTTCTAATAGGTTTAGTCATAACTGCACCATTAGCATTATGGAACCTATATGCCTATCCGATCGGCTTTGTAATATGGCTAATCTATAGCGTTTATTACTCAAAAGCCTATGTCAAAGGGGCGGGTTATCACATCAATGGTCAATTGGTGGCCTTTAAAGATGGAGTCATTTTTACCAAGTACACCTTTGTCAGGTTACCGAAAACTCAGACTATAACGGTTAAAGAAAGTCCATTTGATCGTCGTCATGGCATGGCCAGCCTTGTAATCGACACGGCCGGTGCCATGGTCGGTGCACATCATATCAATATTCCCTATCTGGACCTTGGCGTGGCTATAGCGATTAAAGATCGTATCAGCGATAACATCAAAGGCACCAAGTTCAATTGGTAATTAATCATTCCAATTGCTGATGACTAACCTATCAGAGTCAGTCTTAGACTGGCTCTGAGTTCCATTGAAAGCATCTATCGGCGGTATATTTTTCATACCGTAATAGAGTAAATTTCAGGCGTAGATGTTAGAATGGCGTCAATTTTATCAGTTTCAAACTGCCTGCCATAAGCGGGTATCCAATATTCAGAAGGTTATTTCATGAATCAAGAATTTCTCAAGCATATTCAGCAAAACATTGACGAAGTTAAGGAAGCCGGTCTCTATAAGAAAGAAAGGGTCATCGACTCACAACAGGCCGCCGATATTCATGTCACAACAGGTGAGAGTGTTCTCAATTTTTGCGCCAATAACTATCTTGGTTTGGCTAACAGTCCTGAGCTGATTAAGGCTGGTCAGGAAGCGCTGGACCATTATGGTTACGGCATGGCTTCCGTACGCTTTATCTGTGGTACGCAAGATGTGCATAAAGAACTGGAAAAGCGTATAAGCGATTTTCTAGGTATGGAAGATACGATTCTTTATTCTTCCTGTTTTGATGCCAATGGTGGTTTGTTTGAAACCTTATTGGATCCGGAAGATGCGGTCATTTCTGATGCATTGAATCATGCTTCGATTATCGACGGTGTTCGTTTATGTAAAGCAAAGCGTTACCGCTATGCCAATAACGACATGGCCGATCTTGAAAAGCAATTGCAACAGGCAGATGCCGATGGCGCACGCTATAAGCTGATTGTAACTGATGGGGTATTCTCAATGGACGGCATCATTGCCGACCTTAAGTCAGTCTGTGACTTGGCCGATAAATACAATGCGTTAGTTATGGTTGATGATTCACATGCGGTGGGCTTTATTGGTGAGAAAGGTAAAGGCTCACATGAGTTCTGTGATGTGATGGGTCGCGTGGACATTATTACTGGTACTTTAGGTAAAGCACTTGGTGGCGCATCCGGTGGTTACACCGCAGCCAGCAAAGAAGTCGTTGAATGGTTACGTCAGCGTTCACGTCCGTATTTATTCTCAAATACTTTGGCGCCAGTGATTGCCGCCGCCAGTCTGAAAGTTCTGGATATGCTGGAAAATGGCGATGAGTTACGCAAGAAACTGCGTCGTAACAGTGAATACTTCCGCGAAAAAATGACCGCTTTAGGTTTTGAATTGGTGCCAGGCGAACATCCTATTATCCCAGTGATGCTTGGTGATGCCGCATTAGCCAGCAAGTTTGCTGACATGATGTTGCAAGAAGGCATCTATGTTATCGGTTTCTCTTTCCCGGTTGTACCAAAAGGGCAGGCCCGTATTCGTACGCAAATGTCAGCCGCCCACGATATCGCACATATTGATCGCGCCATTGCCGCTTTTGAAAAAGTGGGTAAAGAGCTTGGCGTAATTAGCTAATTTTGCTTGGGGTAGATTGAATGAAAACATTAAGCAAAGCCAAATCTGAAAAAGGTATTTGGATGGTCGATCAGCCCAGACCTGAGTTGGGCCATAACGACGTATTAATCAAGATTAAGAAAACCGCAATCTGCGGTACCGACATGCACATTTATCACTGGGATGAGTGGGCACAGAATACCATTCCGGTGCCGATGACGGTTGGCCACGAATACGTGGGTGTGATCGAAGAAGTGGGCCAGGAAGTTAAGGGTTTTAACGTTGGCGATCGCGTGTCTGGCGAAGGCCATATCACCTGTGGCGTCTGCCGTAACTGTCGCGCAGGGCGACGTCACCTATGTCGAAACACAGTGGGCGTCGGTGTTAATCGTCCGGGAGCTTTTGGTGAGTATCTGGTTATTCCCGCAGAAAATGCCTACAAGATTCCAGATGACATTTCGGATGAAGTGGCATCCATTCTCGATCCACTTGGTAACGCAGCGCACACAGCATTATCATTTGATCTGGTCGGGGAAGATGTACTAATTACTGGCGCAGGCCCAATCGGCATTATGGCGGCAGCAATTGCTCGCCACGCTGGTGCACGTCATGTGGTGATTACCGATATCAATGACTACCGCCTGGACTTGGCAAAGCAGATGGGCGCAACCCGTACCGTTAATGTTAGCCAGGAAAAGCTCGAAGATGTCATGAAAGAAATCGGCATGAAAGAAGGTTTTGATGTGGGTATGGAAATGTCA
Coding sequences:
- a CDS encoding PH domain-containing protein, giving the protein MQSEVQANRLHKISPLFILFENIKKLIFPIVLALFSTRSSSWEWFALGFALIISLGAIIQYRFYRYWLEGDKIRVQEGIFFRNVRQVPYKKIQNLNLVQSPLHRLFGVVKVQLESASGGKPEAVINVIDMQAVKVLKHKINDEEEQLNEEVAQPKDSILSLSFGEIVRYGMITNRGLVAVAIFFGFIMQFMDDQIERLITNYISQFTQWIDGLVSSIEFENGWLYYTLITIIGVVSAIIALWLLSIAMALLKFHGFVLVKNKDKLQATMGLLTRLQATIPMTRIQTLTIHESLLHRWFKRIGITIETAGGVNNEQQGVSMKQVVPVAPNGMRHELLKEIQGDVDWEAIEWQPINQKGWRRVLKVMVLIGLVITAPLALWNLYAYPIGFVIWLIYSVYYSKAYVKGAGYHINGQLVAFKDGVIFTKYTFVRLPKTQTITVKESPFDRRHGMASLVIDTAGAMVGAHHINIPYLDLGVAIAIKDRISDNIKGTKFNW
- a CDS encoding glycine C-acetyltransferase; this translates as MNQEFLKHIQQNIDEVKEAGLYKKERVIDSQQAADIHVTTGESVLNFCANNYLGLANSPELIKAGQEALDHYGYGMASVRFICGTQDVHKELEKRISDFLGMEDTILYSSCFDANGGLFETLLDPEDAVISDALNHASIIDGVRLCKAKRYRYANNDMADLEKQLQQADADGARYKLIVTDGVFSMDGIIADLKSVCDLADKYNALVMVDDSHAVGFIGEKGKGSHEFCDVMGRVDIITGTLGKALGGASGGYTAASKEVVEWLRQRSRPYLFSNTLAPVIAAASLKVLDMLENGDELRKKLRRNSEYFREKMTALGFELVPGEHPIIPVMLGDAALASKFADMMLQEGIYVIGFSFPVVPKGQARIRTQMSAAHDIAHIDRAIAAFEKVGKELGVIS
- the tdh gene encoding L-threonine 3-dehydrogenase, whose amino-acid sequence is MKTLSKAKSEKGIWMVDQPRPELGHNDVLIKIKKTAICGTDMHIYHWDEWAQNTIPVPMTVGHEYVGVIEEVGQEVKGFNVGDRVSGEGHITCGVCRNCRAGRRHLCRNTVGVGVNRPGAFGEYLVIPAENAYKIPDDISDEVASILDPLGNAAHTALSFDLVGEDVLITGAGPIGIMAAAIARHAGARHVVITDINDYRLDLAKQMGATRTVNVSQEKLEDVMKEIGMKEGFDVGMEMSGVPSAFRSMLQTINHGGKIAMLGIPSSDLAIDWNQVIFKGLIIKGIYGREMYETWYKMIAMLQSGLDVSPIITHRFNIDDFETGFETMASGQSGKVVLSWD